Proteins encoded together in one Bradyrhizobium sp. CB82 window:
- a CDS encoding caspase family protein, translating to MRRPALCNLLLASSLLVLSQLITVTDVSAETRLALVIGQSAYRAVPELPNAANDAKGMTELLGNAGFSVTTAPNLAQNEMRQAISDFAGKVAASGADTVALVFYAGHGLQIDGENYLVPVDLDPKREADIPLQGVRLNDLLNTLGALPTRARIFMLDACRNNPFPALSGAGHGLAIVDTRAGAPGSFISYSTSPGAEAEDGSGIDSPYTTAALTIAKQPNLPIEEVFKRIRVAVAQSTDGRQIPWESSSLTADFKFFGESSAQQPSAPGAGLPALASASRSVEDWRQELRGKEPKVAYDLVIADDSVPAYQAYIELYAQTSYTARLRMILERRRQMMAWEQAVAINTRASYETYLTNWGGSDLAATARRLLLRVQNRNYGPVAAAAAVPVAVAMAPTCPCSTPSTPATPINPTVAPIIKKRVDDTPPKRKVVDTPPKRRPPPDDVVVERAPPPGPPPAAVMQGIGIGVGIGLGMGMGGGRGGEMNHGDYRR from the coding sequence ATGCGCCGTCCGGCCCTTTGCAATCTGCTTCTTGCATCCAGCCTTCTCGTTCTTTCGCAGCTCATCACCGTGACGGACGTCTCTGCCGAAACACGGCTCGCGCTCGTGATCGGCCAATCCGCCTATCGCGCAGTGCCCGAACTGCCCAACGCCGCCAACGACGCCAAGGGCATGACCGAACTGCTCGGCAACGCCGGCTTCAGCGTCACCACCGCACCCAACCTCGCGCAGAACGAGATGCGCCAGGCGATCAGCGACTTCGCCGGCAAGGTCGCCGCCAGCGGCGCCGACACCGTCGCGCTGGTGTTCTATGCCGGCCACGGCCTGCAGATCGACGGCGAGAACTATCTGGTGCCGGTCGACCTCGATCCGAAGCGCGAGGCCGACATTCCATTGCAGGGCGTGCGGCTGAACGACCTGCTCAATACGCTCGGCGCACTGCCGACGCGCGCGCGCATCTTCATGCTCGATGCCTGCCGCAACAATCCGTTCCCGGCGCTCAGTGGCGCGGGCCACGGGCTTGCCATCGTCGACACCAGGGCCGGCGCACCGGGCTCGTTCATTTCCTACTCGACATCACCGGGGGCGGAAGCCGAGGACGGCTCCGGCATCGACAGCCCCTACACCACGGCGGCGCTGACGATCGCCAAGCAGCCGAACCTGCCGATCGAGGAAGTCTTCAAGCGCATCCGTGTCGCCGTCGCCCAGTCGACGGACGGCCGGCAGATCCCCTGGGAAAGCTCGTCGTTGACCGCTGATTTCAAGTTCTTCGGCGAGAGCAGCGCCCAGCAGCCCTCCGCTCCCGGCGCGGGTTTGCCGGCGCTGGCCAGCGCAAGCCGCAGCGTCGAGGACTGGCGTCAGGAGCTGCGCGGCAAGGAGCCGAAGGTCGCCTACGATCTCGTGATCGCCGACGACAGCGTGCCTGCGTATCAGGCCTATATTGAGCTATACGCGCAAACGTCCTACACGGCGCGCCTGCGCATGATCCTGGAACGCCGGCGCCAGATGATGGCGTGGGAGCAAGCGGTCGCGATCAACACCCGCGCCTCGTACGAGACCTATCTCACCAACTGGGGCGGCAGCGACCTTGCCGCGACCGCGCGCAGGCTGCTGCTCCGCGTGCAGAACCGCAACTACGGCCCGGTCGCCGCGGCGGCTGCAGTCCCGGTTGCCGTCGCGATGGCGCCGACCTGCCCGTGTTCGACGCCATCCACTCCTGCAACGCCGATCAATCCGACCGTGGCGCCGATCATCAAGAAGCGCGTCGATGACACGCCGCCGAAGAGGAAGGTCGTCGACACGCCGCCGAAGCGCCGGCCTCCACCGGACGATGTGGTCGTGGAGCGCGCTCCGCCCCCGGGGCCGCCACCGGCCGCCGTCATGCAAGGCATCGGCATCGGCGTCGGAATTGGCCTCGGCATGGGAATGGGCGGCGGGCGCGGCGGCGAGATGAACCACGGCGATTATCGCAGGTAG
- a CDS encoding LysR family transcriptional regulator produces MLDRLTSLEVFAKVAAVGSLSGAARAMGLSQTMVTKHVASLEGRLGIKLFHRTTRRLSITEAGRSYLESSERILADMETADATVAAERVEPRGLLRVNVPVVFGTRQIAPLLGDFAERYPKVTTELGLNDRLVDLAEEGWDLAIRIGRLRDSSMVARRLAPNRLVVCAAPSYLAKHGTPRTVADLAAHNCLGYTLSQQASAAEWLFGADGEIRVQVSGNLRANNGDALRAASLAGLGLARQPTFIVADDLRAGTLVALPLDQPEMQSSAVHAVYLPDRRPPAKVRAFIDFLAARFSPEPPWDRGLV; encoded by the coding sequence TTGCTAGACCGCCTGACCAGCCTGGAAGTCTTCGCCAAGGTGGCGGCGGTCGGCAGCCTGTCCGGCGCCGCACGCGCGATGGGCTTGTCGCAGACCATGGTCACCAAGCACGTTGCGTCGCTTGAAGGCCGCCTCGGCATCAAGCTCTTCCATCGCACCACGCGCCGGCTGTCCATCACCGAGGCCGGGCGCAGCTACCTCGAATCCTCCGAGCGTATCCTGGCCGACATGGAGACCGCCGATGCCACGGTCGCGGCCGAACGGGTCGAGCCGCGCGGGCTGCTCCGCGTCAACGTGCCGGTGGTGTTCGGTACCCGGCAGATCGCGCCGCTGCTCGGCGATTTTGCCGAGCGCTATCCGAAGGTCACGACCGAACTCGGCCTCAACGACCGGCTGGTCGATCTCGCTGAGGAAGGCTGGGACCTCGCGATCCGCATCGGGCGCTTGCGCGACTCCAGCATGGTGGCGCGACGGCTGGCACCGAACCGGCTCGTGGTGTGCGCCGCGCCGTCCTATCTCGCCAAACACGGAACCCCGCGCACCGTCGCCGACCTCGCCGCGCACAATTGCCTCGGCTACACGCTGTCGCAGCAGGCGAGCGCCGCCGAATGGCTGTTCGGCGCGGACGGCGAGATCCGCGTCCAGGTGAGCGGCAACCTCCGCGCCAACAATGGCGATGCGCTGCGCGCCGCCAGCCTCGCCGGCCTTGGCCTCGCACGGCAGCCGACCTTTATCGTCGCCGATGATCTGCGCGCCGGGACCCTGGTGGCGCTGCCGCTCGACCAGCCGGAGATGCAGTCGTCGGCGGTGCATGCGGTCTATCTGCCGGACCGGCGTCCGCCGGCGAAGGTCCGCGCCTTCATCGATTTCCTGGCAGCCCGCTTTTCGCCGGAGCCGCCTTGGGATCGCGGCCTGGTCTGA
- a CDS encoding TRAP transporter substrate-binding protein: MTIVPVSRRAFIKTSTAVAAGLVFSPAIIGRAEAATLKLKCSSSLPNDPKYANGRVYYDNLVKQLKANGLGEQVEVAFFPDNQLGQEIDVINSVKLGVIDLMVSGSSISANLVPLVGTFDLGYLFASFPQQTKAFDAGAAKPIEDALLKGANIRIIAWAYNFGSRSVLAKKQVKTPEDLAGLKIRTLPNPVITECLRLMGAAATPLAFGEIYTALQAGVLDGLEHDPPTILASKFFETAKFYALTQHNFSPLAIYFSDMTYNRMDPKLRDGFLVAAKAAAADTRAHGLAVEKEALAALTEKGVTVAECDRDAFRRRVMPQTDNFIKTRPESKPVIDMIRATQA, translated from the coding sequence ATGACAATCGTGCCAGTGAGCCGTCGCGCGTTCATCAAAACCTCGACGGCGGTAGCCGCCGGCCTCGTATTCTCTCCGGCCATCATCGGCCGCGCCGAGGCCGCGACGTTGAAGCTGAAATGCTCCTCCTCGCTGCCGAACGATCCGAAATATGCCAACGGCCGCGTCTACTACGACAATCTGGTCAAGCAGCTGAAGGCCAACGGGCTCGGTGAGCAGGTCGAGGTCGCGTTCTTCCCCGACAATCAGCTGGGCCAGGAAATCGACGTCATCAATTCGGTGAAGCTCGGCGTCATCGACCTGATGGTATCGGGCTCGTCGATCTCGGCCAATCTGGTGCCGCTCGTCGGCACCTTCGACCTCGGCTATCTCTTTGCGAGTTTCCCGCAGCAGACCAAGGCGTTCGATGCCGGCGCCGCCAAGCCGATCGAGGATGCGCTGCTCAAGGGCGCCAACATCCGCATCATCGCCTGGGCCTACAATTTCGGCTCGCGCAGCGTGCTGGCGAAGAAGCAGGTGAAGACGCCCGAGGATCTCGCGGGCCTGAAGATCAGAACGCTGCCCAACCCCGTCATCACGGAATGCCTGCGCCTGATGGGCGCGGCCGCGACGCCGCTGGCGTTCGGCGAGATCTACACCGCGCTGCAGGCCGGCGTGCTCGACGGGCTCGAGCACGACCCACCGACCATCCTGGCGAGCAAGTTCTTCGAAACGGCCAAGTTCTATGCGCTGACGCAGCACAACTTCTCGCCGCTTGCGATCTACTTCAGCGACATGACCTACAACCGCATGGATCCGAAGCTGCGCGACGGCTTTCTCGTTGCCGCGAAGGCGGCCGCGGCCGACACGCGTGCGCACGGCCTTGCGGTCGAGAAGGAGGCGCTTGCGGCGCTGACTGAGAAGGGCGTGACGGTGGCCGAATGCGACCGCGACGCGTTCAGGAGGCGCGTCATGCCGCAGACTGACAACTTCATCAAGACGCGGCCTGAATCCAAGCCCGTCATCGACATGATCCGCGCGACCCAGGCCTGA
- a CDS encoding DoxX family protein: MIDSRTAPYAALVLRVTLGVLFLAHASLKFFVFTPAGTAKFFGSLGFPPELAYLVMTVEVASGIALILGVWTRYAALAGIPILLGAIFTVHGAAGFFFTNPKGGWEFPAFWAIALVAQALIGDGAYALRPSRQDVAVGQLSGAHSR, from the coding sequence ATGATCGATTCCCGTACCGCGCCCTATGCGGCGCTGGTGTTGCGCGTGACGCTGGGTGTGCTGTTTCTCGCCCATGCCAGCTTGAAATTTTTCGTCTTTACCCCCGCCGGGACCGCAAAGTTCTTCGGCAGCCTGGGCTTTCCGCCCGAGCTCGCCTATCTCGTGATGACGGTTGAGGTGGCGAGCGGCATCGCCCTGATCCTCGGGGTATGGACCCGCTACGCCGCGCTCGCCGGCATTCCGATCCTGCTCGGCGCCATCTTCACCGTGCACGGCGCGGCCGGCTTCTTCTTCACCAATCCGAAGGGCGGTTGGGAATTCCCCGCGTTCTGGGCCATCGCACTGGTTGCGCAGGCGCTGATCGGCGACGGCGCCTACGCGCTGCGCCCCTCGCGCCAGGACGTCGCGGTTGGCCAGTTGAGCGGCGCGCACTCGCGCTGA